From the Mammaliicoccus sciuri genome, the window AATGATTGAGCAGAATGATTATCAAAGCTTTTATGATGAATTCGATTTGTATATAAAGGAAATGCGTAAAATCTTCTATAAGGATCGTGATTAATATGACATTGTTAAAAGTAAATAATGTTACGAAGACGTTTGGTAAATTTAAAGCTTTAAACGATGTGAATTTCACTGTTGAAGAAGGAGAAATATTTGGGTTTATCGGTCCAAATGGTTCTGGGAAATCTACGACCATTAAAGCAATTTTAGGCATGCTTAAACCAGATTCCGGTACTATAGAGGCATTTGATAAAGATGCTTGGAAAGATGCGGTTCAAATTCATAAACAAGTTGCCTATGTTCCAGGTGATGTTAATTTGTGGCCAAACTTAACAGGTGGAGAAGTGATAGATTTATTCTTGAAATTAAGTGGGACTCGAAATGATGAAAAAAGAGATGAACTAATTAAAAAATTTGATTTAGATCCTACTAAAAAGTGTGGTTCATATTCTAAAGGTAATAGACAGAAGGTTGCACTTATCGCTGCATTTACAACAGATGCACAACTTCTTATATTAGATGAACCGACATCTGGATTGGATCCTTTAATGGAACAAGTATTCCAAGCATGTGTATTAGAAAAGAAAAAAGAGGGAAAAAGTGTTCTATTATCGAGTCATATATTAAGTGAAGTAGAAAAATTATGTGACAGAGTCGGCATTATTAGAAAAGGTGAAATCGTAGAAATGGGAACGTTGGATGATTTGAGACATCTTACGAGAATGCATTTCGTCGTTCAGTCTAAAGAAGTTCTAACAGATTTAGAGGAGCAAGATGGTGTACACGATATTTCTAAAGAAGGAGAGACATATCATTTTCAAGTGGATTCAGAGAAAGTTTCTAATATTATTAAATATTTAAGTCGGTTTGAGTTGTTGAAATTAGAAAGTATGCCACCTACATTAGAAGATTTATTTATGAGACATTATGGTGTGAATATTGAAAGAGGTGAATAATATGAATAATCTCTTTAACGGTGTTGGACAATTAACGTTATTTTACCTGAAGACACATAAATGGAAAATGCTGTTTTGGATATTAGGTATTGTCGTTTTAACAGTTATCATACCACCAACATTTAAAAGTATGTATCCACACCAATCAGATATGCAACCAATTGTTGAAACTTCTAAAAATCCTGCAATGGAAGCAATGTTAGGACCAGGACAATTTGAACATGTAACAGTTGGCGTGTTATTTACGCACGAGATGTTGCTATTTACAAGTATTCTCGTTGCAATAATGAGTATTTTACTTGTTTCAAAGAGTACTAGAGGAGATGAATCAGCAGGTCGTATTGAAATGTTTCGAGCATTGCCAGTTGGAAAAGTATCGCCACTCATAAGTGCACTTATTGAGATGATAATTGTGAATGTCATGATAACCATTTTGATTATGATTATATTACCTTTAATGAATATTAATAGTGTGGATTGGCAAGGTTCAATTGTTTATGCAGTTTCATTAGGATCAATTGGTATTCTATTTGGTATGATGACAGCTATATTTTCACAGTTAACTGAAACAAGTAGTAGTGTTACTGGCTATAGCATTACAGTATTGCTCTTAAGCTATTTAGTGAGAGCTGTTGGTGACGTCATAAATGAAGATATTTCTATGGTTTCACCTCTAGGATGGATTACAAGAACGTTTGCTTATTCTGAAAATAATTGGTGGCCAATCGTCATAACTTTAGTAACGGCTATTATTTTATTGATGATAGCGATGATACTTTATTTTAGAAGGGATATAGAGTCTGGCATACTGCCTTCTAAACCAGGTAAAAGAACAGCACATAAAATATGGTTATCTCCACTAGGTTTACAACTTAAATTGTATAAAGTAGGTCTTATTTCCTGGGCAATAGGGATGTTTGTATTTGGCGCTTCATATGGATCAATATTTGGTGAGTTAGATGATTTTATTAAAGATAACGAAATGTTGCAGCAAATGGTAGCTGGGACAGGTGATCATTATATAGAAGCATTCTTACCGACTTTAATGATTATAATGGCTATCGTATCAACAATACCTGCACTATTAAGTTTATACAAAATAAAAAACGAATTAGATACTCATCGAATAGAACTTATAATGTCTCGACCTATTTCAAGAATTAAATTGTTGAGTAGTTATTTAGTTGTTTCATTATTTAATGCTATCTTTATGATTTTTATAGCTGCATTCGGTTTGTATGTTGCCCAAGCATCTGTGTTAAATGATCCATTTAGTTTTTGGACAATTATAAAGTCTGGAATTGTGCATATACCTGCCATTATATCTTTCGTAGCACTTGGCGTTGTACTTTTAGGATGGTTTAATAAAGGGCATTTTATCGTTTATCTGTATTTAACTTATACGTTTTTCGTCGTTTATTTAGGACAATTGTTAAATATTAAAGACTGGTTAAAAGATATAACGCCATTTCATCATATTCCTGAAATACCTGTTGAAGATATGAATTATTCGGGTATAAGTATATTAATCATAGTATCTGTCGTGCTTATCATAATTGGATTTATAGGATTTAAACGAAAAGACATTTCATAAAGGGAGCTGTGTTCGGATGACAAATTTACCGAAAATAGGGAAACCAGCAACAAATGCTTTGAACAAGATCAATGTTACGACGTTAGAACAGGTTGCTCAATTAGATGAACATAATTTGGCGAAACTTCATGGTATGGGACCAAAAGCAATAGGCATTTTGAAAGAAGCATTATTAGAACAAGGGTTATCATTTAGTCAATTAGATGAGGATTTAAAAAATGTGAAATTCACTGTACTGGGAGATTTAAAATGTGATAACGCACCAAAAAGAAGAATTATCAGAGATATTGTGAGTGCTTCACTAGTTGGTGACGAAAAGTATCTTAATGAATGGCTAACAGATGATTTAGTATGGAAAGTACCAGGTTCTTTTGAATTAAAGGGTAGAAAAGCATTTTTAGAAGAAATAAATGAACACTTGCAAAAGTATCCAGCCTTGAAATTAAATCAATGCTTACGCACGGTAAAGAAGCTTCTACGCACGGCACAATCATATTGAATTCTGGTGAAGAAATTTATTTTGCTGAAATGTATAAATTTGAAAATCATAAAAAAGACGCTAAAGTGAAAGAGATTACGTCATATATTATCATGAAACCTTAATTTTATGAAAATCCAATACCAGTATTTATGAAAATGTGATAAATTATAGAGGTTATTATAAACTTTCGGAGGTTGAAAGATGGAAGCAACATTACCAAATTGCCCTAAATGTGATTCAGAATATACTTACGAGGATGGACAATTTTATATTTGTCCAATGTGTAATCATGAATGGTCTATAAACGACGAAGATGCATCAAAGGAAGAAAACACAGTTATTAAAGATGTAAATGGTGTTGAATTAAATGATGGAGATACTGTAACGGTCATTAAAGATTTAAAAGTAAAAGGATCATCTAATTCTATTAAACAAGGCACTAAAGTTAAAGGTATCAAATTAGTGGACCCAGAAGACGGACATGACATTGATTGTAAAATACCTGGCTTTGGACAAATCGGATTGAAGTCATCAGTTGTAAAAAAAGTGAATAAGTAAGAAAGAAAGAGTCTGAAACATTGGAATTGTTGCAGGCTCTTAATTTTTTAGAAAGTATGTTGATATAAATATTAGCTAAGTACTTATTATTTTTTGTTAAAAATAACGAATTAATATTTTAAGTTTTTAAAATATTAATTCGTTATATACATCAAATGTTTTTTATGGTAAATATGTAATAGAGATTACGTTTCCAACAAATATATAAGGGGAGAAAAATATGAAGGCTTATATGCAAAAATTTGCACAGTCTCTAATGCTACCTATTTCGATTTTACCGGTAGCTGGGTTACTTTTAGGTATCGCATCTTTTATTGATTCAGGTGCAATTAACGGGGAAGGAAATAGCGTTGCAAACTTTTTAGCAAATGGTGGTTTAGCAGTTATTAATAATTTACCAATACTATTTGCAGTAGGTTTAGCATTCGGTATGTCTAAAGATAAAAATGGTGCAGCAGCACTTAGTGGACTTGTATCATTTTTAGTGGTTACACAAGTACTAAAGCCAGAAGCAATGGCGAAAGTATTGCATATTGCTGAGGATAAAGTTGATATCGCATTTACGGGTATTAGTAATGTATTTATTGGGATTATTTGTGGTTTAGTTACAGCAGCAATTTACAATAGATTTAAAGATACGAAATTACCAACAGCGTTTGCTTTCTTTAGTGGTAAACGTCTTGTGCCGATATTATCAGCAGCGGCAATGTTAGTTATTTCTATTGCACTAATGTTTATTTGGCCGCCAGTATATAACGGCTTAGTGTCATTTGGTGAAATGATTTCTAAACTTGGTCCTCTTGGGGCAGGACTATACGGATTCTTTAACCGTTTATTATTACCATTTGGATTGCACCACGCATTAAACCAAGTATTCTGGTTTGATATTGCGGGTATTAATGATATTGCAAACTTCTGGTCTAGTAAAGGTGAAGCGGGTATAACAGGTCGTTACCAAGCAGGATTATTCCCAATTATGATGTTTGGTTTACCAGCTGCAGCATTAGCGATTTGGAAAAATGCTGAGAAGCGTAATAGAAAAGTAGTAGGTTCTTTAATGGTTACAGCAGCGATTGCTTCCTTTGTAACAGGGATCACAGAACCATTAGAATTCTCATTCTTAGTAGCAGCACCGATGTTATTTGGTATTCACGCGTTATTAACAGGTATTTCATTATTTATAGCAGCAACATTCCATTGGACTGCAGGATTTACATTTAGTGCAGGATTAATAGATTATTTATTAAGTTTAAGTATTCCAATTGCTAATAAACCATTAATGTTACTCGTACTAGGTATGATTATGGGTGTCGTATACTTTGTTGTATTTGATTTTGCGATTCGTACATTTAATCTTAAGACACCAGGTAGAGATGGCTTAATGGAAGAAGCGGCAAAGCAAGATCCTAGTCTTGAAGAAGATGTAGCAGGTACTTCAACAAACAATAGTGGTGTAAAAGTATCTAATAAGACAAAGCTTATATATGAAGCAATTGGTGGTAATGATAATATCGAAGTTATCGATCACTGTGCAACAAGACTACGTCTAACATTAAAAGATACAAGTGTTGTTGATCAAGATAAAATCAAACAATCTGGCGCATTAGGAAACAAAGTGATTAGTGATAAAAATATCCAAATTATTATTGGAACTGATGTACAATTTACAGCAGATGAACTCATGCAAATGCAACAAAATCAAGGTCATTAATTCAATATATTACTACTCAAACAGTAGACATTCATTTTATAATTTGAATGCCTACTGTTTTTTTATCTTTAATTTTATTAATAATAACAATTTTGAACAAATATGAACAAAAAATAATGTTAAATGTGTGATTTTTTACTTTTATAGTAGTAATATGAAACTATTGAATGATAAAGGGGGGACGATTCAATGGGTATAAAAAGAGCGATTTTGTTAGGTGCAGGTGACCGTGGGGGAAGAGTTTACGCGAATTTGATAAAATCTTTACCCCATAAAATTAAATTAATTGGGGTAGCGGAACCTGTTAAAGAAAGAAGAGAACGTGTAAGTAGTCACCATAGTCTTGATGAACGATACGTACAAGCGTCTTGGAAAGCATTATTGGACTTAAAGCTAGAAGCTGATATAGCAATCATATGTACACAAGATAAAGCGCATTTTGAACCAACAATGAAAGCATTAGATTTAGGATATCACGTATTACTTGAAAAACCGATGTCTCCTAATCCTGAAGAGTGTATTAAAATGGTAGAAAAAGCGAAAGAAATGGATAGAACATTAACGATTTGTCACGTATTAAGATATACACCATTCTGGAGTAGGATCAAATCTATCGTTCAAAGCGGAGATATTGGTCAGATTGCATCTATTCAACTTAATGAAAATGTAGAATATATGCATATGTCACATAGTTTTGTAAGAGGTAATTGGAAAAGTAAAGAACAATCAAGTCCAATGATATTAGCTAAATCTTGCCATGACATGGATATTATCAGTTATATCATGGATCAAGATTGTAAAAGAATCAATTCCTTTGGTTCATTAATGTACTTTAACGAAGCAAACAAACCAGAAGGCGCACCATTAAGATGTCTAGACGGATGCCCAGTAGAAAATGAATGTCCATTTCATGCTGGAAGGTATTATTTAGGTATCGGTAGAGGATGGGCGATGAAATTTACAGAAGAAAATTCTAACGAAGCGATTATAGAAAGATTAAATCATACGGATTATGGGAAATGCGTCTTCCAATCAGATAATGACGTTGTAGATCACCAAGTTGTGAATATGGAATTTGAAAATGGCGCAACAGCAACATTTAGTATGAGCGCATTTACAAGAGAACAAACAAGAATTGTTCAAATAATGGGAACAAAAGGTGAAATAAGAGGAAATATGGAAACAAATGAAATAAGCATATTTGACTTTTTAACAAGAGAAGAAAAAATCGTTAAGTTCCCAGAAGTGAGCAGTGGACATGGTGGAGGAGACGAAGGTATTATAAATGACTTTATAGATGCAATTAATAGCTCAGATCAAAATGTATCTAAATCCATAGCAAGTAAATCCTTAATCAGCCACTTAATGGCATTCGCAGCAGAAGAATCAAGACTGAATCACGGGCAATCGATAAATATAGACGAATTCTATAATGAAATAGCCTTAACATCATAATATAAGATAAATAAAGACGTGATACCGCTAGAAAATAGCAGTATCACGTCTTTTTTGTGCGTGAAAATAGCGCTAACGCTCAAGAGTCGCAAACAAGATCGTTAGCGCATCAAAAATCCACGTGTGTTAAATTTATTAACTAATATAGTACCTTAATATCATTTTCATCGCAGAATTGTTGTATTTCTTGTGGGAGTATTTTATTAGTAATTATTTTGTCTACGTCACTTAGATTGCAGTATGTTAGTAATGTTGAATGTCCTATCTTACTATTATCAGCTAACACATATGTTTGCCGTGCTTTTTTTGTTATAAGTTGTTTGATTAAGTTTTCTTCCATCTCTGAGTTAGTTAGACCATTTGGAATATTGACACCAGTAGCTGCCATAAAGCATTTATTGATATTAAATTTATTCAATAAAATATTAGAATCTATACCTATAAATGATCGAGTACGTGGTTTGTATTTTTCACCAATGATAAATAAAGTTACATTTTCAAATTGTGAAGCTTTATTCATGATATCAAGACTGTTAGTAATAATAGTAAATGATAATTTTTTGTCGACATAGTCTAATACATGTATTGTTGTTGTTCCTGTATCTATATAAATAATGTCGTTAGTTTCGATATGTGCAGCAGCTAATTTTCCAATATGTTTTTTTGATTGATAATTCTCAACATTTCTTTCTTGGTAATCAACCGCTTTATGTTCATCTTCAATAACTTCAATACCACCATAAACTTTTTTAACTACATTCATATCTACTAATAGGTTGATGTCACGCCTTATTGTATTAACAGATACATTAAATGTGTCCTTCAATTCATCAATTGAAGCTGTTTTGTTTTTTTTTATGAAAGATTCTATTTCATAAATTCGTTTAGATTTCATATACGATTCCCCCATTTCTTACAATATACCCAAAATTTGCTTATATAACAACTATAAAAAATATAAGTTACTCAAAAGTTGACATATTCTACTCGTTATTATAATATTATCTCAACAAGTAACCAATAGTTAATTAATATGTACTCATTTTTTTAAAAGATTATGAAAGCGGTTACTTTAATATTTATAACTGGAGGATATGTAAATGGTAGAAATCTTAAAGAATTACGTTAATGGACAATGGCAAGCGTCGAAAAGTAAGGAAACAATAGATGTATACAATCCAGCTACTAAAGAAGTGATTGCTAAAGTACCTGTTTCAACTAGAGAAGAATTAGATGAAGCGGCAAAAATTGCACATGAAGCGTTTCAAGAATGGAAAAAAGTTGCTGTACCTAAACGTGCTCGACTTTTATTCAAACTTCAACAATTATTAACAGACAATAGAGAAGTATTAGCTGAAATTATTACAAAAGAAAATGGTAAGAATACGACAGAAGCTTTAGGTGAAGTACAAAGAGGTATTGAGAATGTCGAATTCGCTGCAGGTGCCCCTTCTTTAATGATGGGTGACTCACTTTCAAGTATCGCTACAAATATAGAAGGAACAAGTTACAGATATCCAGTAGGTGTTGTAGGTGGTATAACACCATTCAACTTCCCAATGATGGTGCCATGTTGGATGTTCCCGATGGCTATTTCATTAGGTAATACGTTTGTGATTAAACCTTCTGAAAAGACACCATTACTTGTTAATAAACTCGCAGAGTTAATTGAAGAAGCAGGATTCCCTAAAGGTGTATTCAATGTTGTACATGGTGCACATGATGTTGTGAATGGCATTTGTGAAAATGAACATATTAAAGCTGTATCATTCGTTGGTTCTAAACCAGTAGGTGAATATGTTTATAAAAAAGCAACAGAAAACTTAAAACGTGCGCAATGTTTAACAGGTGCTAAAAACCATACAATCATTTTAAATGATGCAAATATTGATGGCGCCGTTAAAGATGTAATTGGTGCAGCATTTGGATCAGCAGGTGAACGTTGTATGGCTGCAGCAGTAGTTGCTGTTCAAGAAGGTGTTTATGACGAATTTAAAGAAAAGCTTGTACAAGCTTCTAAAGATATCGTTATCGGAAATGGCTTAGAAGATAATGTTTTCTTAGGTCCAGTTATTAGAGAAGAAAATGTTGAACGTACATTAAATTACGTTGATCAAGGTGTCGAAGAAGGTGCCAAACTTGTATTAGATGGTAGAGAAGACAACAACAAAGATGGTTTCTTCGTAAAACCGACTATTTTTGAAGATGTTACAACTGATATGAAATTATGGCAAGAAGAAATATTCGCACCGGTGTTATCAATTGTTAAAGTAAAAGATTTAAAAGAAGGCATTCAATTAGCGAATCAATCTGAATTTGCGAACGGTGCATGTTTATTTACAGACAGTGCATCATCCATTAGATACTTCAGAGAGTATATTGATGCAGGTATGTTAGGTATTAATTTAGGTGTACCGGCACCAATGGCAATCTTCCCATTCTCTGGATGGAAATCATCATTCTTTGGTTCATTACATGCGAATGGTAAAGATAGTATTGATTTCTATACACATCGTAAGGTTGTAACTGCTAGACATGGTAATCCACAATTTTAAGGAGTGAAAAATAGAGATGGCTCGATTATTAAATAAACCTGTACATCATCCATTAAGTGATGATGTACAAGTGATACATGATTTGAAACCTGAAGATATTGATTTAGCTTATATCGGATTTAAAGTGTTAGACATAAAATCACAAGGTACTTACACAGAATCAACAGGTGATTTTGAACTATGTATTGTCGCTTTAACTGGCAACATCGATGTGTCAGATGGAGAAAGTTCTTATGAAGATTTAGGAACAAGAGATTCAGTATTTGAAAAAATACCAACAGACAGTATCTATATTTCTAAAAATCATGAAGTGACGATTAAAGCGAATAAAGATTCAAGAGTTGTACTTTGTTATTCACCAGCGGATGAAGAAAGAGCAACACAATTAATCCCAGCATCTGAGAACTCAGTAGAAGATAGAGGTAAATATTCAAATAAACGACATGTCCATAATATTTTACCTGATACACATACGGCGAGCGAAAAATTACTTGTCGTTGAAGTGTATACAGATCAAGGTAATTGGTCGAGCTATCCACCACATAAACATGACGTTGATAACTTACCAAATGAATCATTACTTGAAGAAACTTACTATCATGAGATGAATCCAAGTAAAGGTTTCGTCTTTCAACGTGTGTTTACAGACGATCTTTCATTAGATGAAACGATGACAGTAGAGAATAGTGATGTTGTTGTAGTGCCTAAAGGTTATCATCCAGTAGCTGTACCTGATGGTTACGATGGTTATTACTTAAATGTTATGGCAGGACCTAAAAAAGTTTGGAAATTTTATAATCAACCAGATCATGAATGGATTATTGATAGAGAATAAGGGGTGTACGTGAATGTCTAATAAAAAACAAATTATAGCAATAGGTCGTGCAGCAATAGATTTAAACTCAATAGAAATTAATAGACCAATGGAAGAAACAGAATCATTTCGCAAATATGTTGGTGGCTCACCAGCTAATATCATGATTGGTACGGCTAAGTTAGGTTTAGATGTAGGTATGATTGCCAATGTATCAGATGATCAACATGGTAGATTCATTACGAATTACTTTGAAGAAGTAGGCGTTGATACTTCTCAAATACATGTAGATGAAGATGGACATAAAATTGGCTTAACGTTTACAGAAATTAAAAGTCCGAGTGAGTCTAGCATATTAATGTATAGAGAAGAAGTAGCAGATCTATATTTAGCACCTGAACATGTAGATGAATCATACGTCGAAAATTCAGAATATTTGCTTATTTCAGGAACTGCGTTAGCTAAATCTCCATCAAGAGAGGCGGTACTAAAAGCACTGTTACTAGCGAAAAAACATAATGTACAAGTAATCTTTGAGTTGGATTATAGACCTTATAGTTGGAAAGACGAAGAAGAAACTTCTATTTATTATGAGTTAGTCGCTGAACAAGCTGATGTCGTAATTGGTACACGTGATGAATTTGATATGGTCGAAAGATATAAAGCATTATCAGACAAAGAAATTAGTGAACTATTATTTAAAGCTAATCCACTTTTAGTTGTCATTAAACACGGTGTGCAAGGTTCAAATGCATTTGATAAAGAAGGCAATACTTATGAAGGTAAAGCATTTAAAGCCAATGTCGTTAAAACATTTGGTGCTGGTGATTCATATGCAGCCGCATTTATTTATGCATTGGTTAAAGGTAAGTCAGTTGAAGAAGCATTGAAATATGGTGCAGCCTCAGCAGCAATTGTTGTAAGTAGTCATAGTTCATCTGAAGCGATGCCTACAGTTGATAAAATAGAAAATTTAATTAAAGAACAATCTTAAGGTGGTATTAGACATGGTTAATACAGTGAAGTTAACAACTGGAGAAGCAATTGTTAGATTTTTGACGAAACAATACATTTCTATTGATGGACAAGAAACAAGATTTGTTGAAGGTGTCATGAATATTTTTGGTCATGGTAATGTCCTCGGTATAGGAGAAGGTCTATCAAATTATCAAAAAGAATTAAAAATAATCCAAGGCAAAAATGAACAAGGTATGGCGCATACAGCAATTGGTTTTAGTAAACAAAGTTTACGAAAAAAAGTATTTGCAGTGACAACATCTGTCGGTCCAGGTGCTGCTAACCTTGTAACGGCAGCAGGTACAGCGGCAGCAAATCATATACCAGTATTATTTTTACCAGGAGATACATTTGCGACTCGTCAACCAGATCCAGTATTACAACAGATTGAAAACCCTCAAAGTATTGGTATTACTACAAATGATGCGTTAAAACCAATTTCAAGATATTTTGATCGCATAACAAGACCTGAGCAAATCATGTCTGCATTAATACGTGCATTTGAGGTCATGACAAACCCTCAAACAGCGGGTCCTGTGACATTAGCATTGAGCCAAGATGTTCAAGGAGAGTCATACGATTTCCCAGAAACATTTTTTGAAAAGCGTGTACATTATGTTGATAGACTTCAACCGTCGAATAGATCAATAGATGTAGCAGTTGAACTATTGAAGACAGCTAAAAAACCACTATTAATTGTTGGTGGTGGTGCTAAGTATTCGGAAGCTCAAGATGCTATAAAAGCATTTATAGAAAAAACGAATATTCCTATTGCAGAAACTCAAGCAGGTAAATCTACAATAGAAGCCTCTCACCCACTAAATCTTGGTGGTCTAGGCGTTACTGGAAATTTAGCAGCTA encodes:
- a CDS encoding ABC transporter ATP-binding protein, with translation MTLLKVNNVTKTFGKFKALNDVNFTVEEGEIFGFIGPNGSGKSTTIKAILGMLKPDSGTIEAFDKDAWKDAVQIHKQVAYVPGDVNLWPNLTGGEVIDLFLKLSGTRNDEKRDELIKKFDLDPTKKCGSYSKGNRQKVALIAAFTTDAQLLILDEPTSGLDPLMEQVFQACVLEKKKEGKSVLLSSHILSEVEKLCDRVGIIRKGEIVEMGTLDDLRHLTRMHFVVQSKEVLTDLEEQDGVHDISKEGETYHFQVDSEKVSNIIKYLSRFELLKLESMPPTLEDLFMRHYGVNIERGE
- a CDS encoding ABC transporter permease — protein: MNNLFNGVGQLTLFYLKTHKWKMLFWILGIVVLTVIIPPTFKSMYPHQSDMQPIVETSKNPAMEAMLGPGQFEHVTVGVLFTHEMLLFTSILVAIMSILLVSKSTRGDESAGRIEMFRALPVGKVSPLISALIEMIIVNVMITILIMIILPLMNINSVDWQGSIVYAVSLGSIGILFGMMTAIFSQLTETSSSVTGYSITVLLLSYLVRAVGDVINEDISMVSPLGWITRTFAYSENNWWPIVITLVTAIILLMIAMILYFRRDIESGILPSKPGKRTAHKIWLSPLGLQLKLYKVGLISWAIGMFVFGASYGSIFGELDDFIKDNEMLQQMVAGTGDHYIEAFLPTLMIIMAIVSTIPALLSLYKIKNELDTHRIELIMSRPISRIKLLSSYLVVSLFNAIFMIFIAAFGLYVAQASVLNDPFSFWTIIKSGIVHIPAIISFVALGVVLLGWFNKGHFIVYLYLTYTFFVVYLGQLLNIKDWLKDITPFHHIPEIPVEDMNYSGISILIIVSVVLIIIGFIGFKRKDIS
- a CDS encoding helix-hairpin-helix domain-containing protein, which codes for MTNLPKIGKPATNALNKINVTTLEQVAQLDEHNLAKLHGMGPKAIGILKEALLEQGLSFSQLDEDLKNVKFTVLGDLKCDNAPKRRIIRDIVSASLVGDEKYLNEWLTDDLVWKVPGSFELKGRKAFLEEINEHLQKYPALKLNQCLRTVKKLLRTAQSY
- a CDS encoding zinc ribbon domain-containing protein YjdM, with the protein product MEATLPNCPKCDSEYTYEDGQFYICPMCNHEWSINDEDASKEENTVIKDVNGVELNDGDTVTVIKDLKVKGSSNSIKQGTKVKGIKLVDPEDGHDIDCKIPGFGQIGLKSSVVKKVNK
- the nagE gene encoding N-acetylglucosamine-specific PTS transporter subunit IIBC; this translates as MKAYMQKFAQSLMLPISILPVAGLLLGIASFIDSGAINGEGNSVANFLANGGLAVINNLPILFAVGLAFGMSKDKNGAAALSGLVSFLVVTQVLKPEAMAKVLHIAEDKVDIAFTGISNVFIGIICGLVTAAIYNRFKDTKLPTAFAFFSGKRLVPILSAAAMLVISIALMFIWPPVYNGLVSFGEMISKLGPLGAGLYGFFNRLLLPFGLHHALNQVFWFDIAGINDIANFWSSKGEAGITGRYQAGLFPIMMFGLPAAALAIWKNAEKRNRKVVGSLMVTAAIASFVTGITEPLEFSFLVAAPMLFGIHALLTGISLFIAATFHWTAGFTFSAGLIDYLLSLSIPIANKPLMLLVLGMIMGVVYFVVFDFAIRTFNLKTPGRDGLMEEAAKQDPSLEEDVAGTSTNNSGVKVSNKTKLIYEAIGGNDNIEVIDHCATRLRLTLKDTSVVDQDKIKQSGALGNKVISDKNIQIIIGTDVQFTADELMQMQQNQGH
- a CDS encoding Gfo/Idh/MocA family protein gives rise to the protein MGIKRAILLGAGDRGGRVYANLIKSLPHKIKLIGVAEPVKERRERVSSHHSLDERYVQASWKALLDLKLEADIAIICTQDKAHFEPTMKALDLGYHVLLEKPMSPNPEECIKMVEKAKEMDRTLTICHVLRYTPFWSRIKSIVQSGDIGQIASIQLNENVEYMHMSHSFVRGNWKSKEQSSPMILAKSCHDMDIISYIMDQDCKRINSFGSLMYFNEANKPEGAPLRCLDGCPVENECPFHAGRYYLGIGRGWAMKFTEENSNEAIIERLNHTDYGKCVFQSDNDVVDHQVVNMEFENGATATFSMSAFTREQTRIVQIMGTKGEIRGNMETNEISIFDFLTREEKIVKFPEVSSGHGGGDEGIINDFIDAINSSDQNVSKSIASKSLISHLMAFAAEESRLNHGQSINIDEFYNEIALTS
- a CDS encoding DeoR/GlpR family DNA-binding transcription regulator, with amino-acid sequence MKSKRIYEIESFIKKNKTASIDELKDTFNVSVNTIRRDINLLVDMNVVKKVYGGIEVIEDEHKAVDYQERNVENYQSKKHIGKLAAAHIETNDIIYIDTGTTTIHVLDYVDKKLSFTIITNSLDIMNKASQFENVTLFIIGEKYKPRTRSFIGIDSNILLNKFNINKCFMAATGVNIPNGLTNSEMEENLIKQLITKKARQTYVLADNSKIGHSTLLTYCNLSDVDKIITNKILPQEIQQFCDENDIKVLY
- a CDS encoding CoA-acylating methylmalonate-semialdehyde dehydrogenase, which codes for MVEILKNYVNGQWQASKSKETIDVYNPATKEVIAKVPVSTREELDEAAKIAHEAFQEWKKVAVPKRARLLFKLQQLLTDNREVLAEIITKENGKNTTEALGEVQRGIENVEFAAGAPSLMMGDSLSSIATNIEGTSYRYPVGVVGGITPFNFPMMVPCWMFPMAISLGNTFVIKPSEKTPLLVNKLAELIEEAGFPKGVFNVVHGAHDVVNGICENEHIKAVSFVGSKPVGEYVYKKATENLKRAQCLTGAKNHTIILNDANIDGAVKDVIGAAFGSAGERCMAAAVVAVQEGVYDEFKEKLVQASKDIVIGNGLEDNVFLGPVIREENVERTLNYVDQGVEEGAKLVLDGREDNNKDGFFVKPTIFEDVTTDMKLWQEEIFAPVLSIVKVKDLKEGIQLANQSEFANGACLFTDSASSIRYFREYIDAGMLGINLGVPAPMAIFPFSGWKSSFFGSLHANGKDSIDFYTHRKVVTARHGNPQF
- the iolB gene encoding 5-deoxy-glucuronate isomerase — translated: MARLLNKPVHHPLSDDVQVIHDLKPEDIDLAYIGFKVLDIKSQGTYTESTGDFELCIVALTGNIDVSDGESSYEDLGTRDSVFEKIPTDSIYISKNHEVTIKANKDSRVVLCYSPADEERATQLIPASENSVEDRGKYSNKRHVHNILPDTHTASEKLLVVEVYTDQGNWSSYPPHKHDVDNLPNESLLEETYYHEMNPSKGFVFQRVFTDDLSLDETMTVENSDVVVVPKGYHPVAVPDGYDGYYLNVMAGPKKVWKFYNQPDHEWIIDRE